From Pedobacter aquae:
GCTAAAGTATCAGCCAAAGCTGGTAAAACAACTGGTGAGGATAGAAAAATAATGGGTGAATTTCTCAATTTCTGTCCAATTATATCTATTGATGGCTCTCAAATGAGAAGCTATGATGTAAACGGCATGTTAGAACAGCTTAAGAAAGTTTATGTGGAGCGTGTTGTTAGAAATGGTTTTGAAGATGGCTATTTGTATAATGATGACCAATTAAAGAATCTAGAATCTGTTGAATTAGAAGAGTTTGAAGGACTTAAAAAGATAATTGGCACTACTAAAGCAATGCCTAAAAGTGGCGATATTGATGTAAACAAACAAGGCTTTACAAATGAAGAAATTGAACAATTAGAAAACATCAAGAAAAAGAAGAAAGAAGATCTTTCTGAAGAAGAGAAGCAACTTTTAGCAGAGAAATTTGAAAAGAAGAAGAATAGAGATAGTGCCGTTTCGATACTGCGTGGTATTTCTATCCGTATGCCTTTATTAATTTATGGTGCTGATGTAAACAACGAGGAAAATGAAATTTCAATAGACAATTTTACCGAATTGGTTGATAACCAATCTTGGGAAGAGTTTATGCCTAAAGGCGTAACAAAACAAACCTTCCTGAAATTTAAGAAATATTATGAGCCCGATGTATTTAGGGCAGCAGGAAAACGAATAAGAGCTTTAGCAAGAGCTGCCGACCATTTACCCATAGAAGACCGAATAGAACGTATCACTTCCATATTTGCAACTTTCCGTAATCCTGATAAAGAAACCGTTTTAACACCTTGGCGTGTGGTTAACATGCATTTAGGCGATTGTTTGGGTGGATATGTATTTTTAGACGAAAAGCGAGACAAAACAATTGCAAACCCCGTTTTTATTACACAGAGTGAAGTTACAGCAAATGTTTTTGCGCCTGAGAGCCGTGTGTTAGAAATCAACTCTAAATCTGGGCTTTATCCACTTTATGTGGCTTATAGCATTTTCCGCAATCGGGTGAGCCAAAAATATCCTGATAAGGAAGTTGAAACTTTAATTATTGAAGAACAACAACAATTGTGGGATGAAACTTTACTGGAAAATATATTTGTCATCTGTAAAACGCCAATGGCAAAAAGCATTACTAAACGAACTTTAGCTGGTTTTAGAAATGCCAAAGTAAATACACGCTTTTTTGAAGATTTGGTTCATCAAATTACGCACAGACCCGAGGACTTTATCTCCAAAGTAAAAAAAGGACAATCTTTTTGGAAAACAAATAATGATAACGAAATGAAATTTAATGCAATTGTGGGTAATCCACCTTATCAAGAAATGGATGGCGGAAATAGTGAAAGCGCTAAACCTGTTTATCAACACTTTGTAGATATTGCAAAGAAAATCAAACCTGATTATTTTTCTATGATTATGCCAGCCAGATGGTATGCAGGTGGAAAAGGGCTTGATGCTTTTAGAGAATCTATGTTAAATGATAATAGGATGTCACATCTTTTCGACTTTCCTAACTCTAATGATTGCTTTACTAATGTTGATATAGCAGGCGGTTTATGTTATTTCTTATGGGATAAAAATTACGCTGGTAATTGTACCATATCCAATAATATTAATGGTGAAATTAATAGTGCTAAAAGATCACTGAATGAATTTGAAATACTAATAAGAGATAACAAAGCTATTTCAATTATAAATAAAGTGCTTAACTGGAATAAAGAAAGTAGGTCTTTATTTGATAGGGTTTCTTCATCAAAGCCTTTTGGAATAAGAGGATTTTACATACCTAAAAAGAGTGGTATTCCGTGTTACTTTACTCAACGTATAGGTTTACAATATGCAGATGAAAATGATATTACTGATAAATTTGATTTATTAGATAAATGGAAGTTGCTATTACCAAAATCACCAATTGCAGGACAGACGGACTTTACTAAGCCGGTAGGATTCTATTATGATGGAAATATACGTATAGCAAAACCTGGGGAATGTTGTACAGAAACATATATAGTTGCTGGAGCATTTGATAAAGAAGAGGAAGTGCTTTCATTTAAATCTTATGTTTTTACAAAGTTAGTCCGGTTTCTGTTGTTGCAAATGGTTATTTCTCAAGATGTTACAAAAAGGTGTTTTGGATTTATTCCAGATTTAACAAAATATGAAGGTACATATACAGATAAACAACTATGTAGCCTTTGGGGTATAACTAATGAAGAATGGACTTATATTGATTCAAGAGTGCAGGATATTAAACCAATGGCGGAGTAAAGGATTAATAGGTTACAGATATTGTGGTTTTTAAGAGGGTAAATTATGATCGTTGTAAATTATATTTTAAAATAATTTCACTTTTAAGTGAAATTGATTAACATTGCAAACTCAAATTGAATGAAATATAAGATAGTCAAACTTGAAAAGTTAAGTGGAAAAATGGCATCTATTTATTCAATTGTAATAAATAATGAAATATCTACTCTGTTTGATGATTTTTTGAAAGAAAACATGATTTCATTTAAAGATGAAACAATAGATATTTTTAAGCGTTTAAATAGTATAGGAAAAGAACTTGGGGCTAGGGATATTTTCTTCAAAGATTTCGAGGGGAAACCAGGGGATGGTGTTTGCGCACTATTTGACCTTCCTAATAGTAATTTAAGATTGTATTGCATTAAATATGGTACACAAATTGTCATACTTGGAAGCGGTGGCTTCAAATCAAAATCAACGAGAGCTTTACAAGAAACTAAAAAATTAGAAGATGAAAATTATCTTCTTAGATCCATATCTGCACAAATAACTCAACGCATTAAAGACAAAGACATCAGATTCACTGAATCGGGTCATGATTTTATAGGCGATTTAGACTTTAACGACGATGAAAACTAACAAACCAGAACTTTATAATAGTAATATTATTGATGAGATGTTTGATGAAATCTCTCAGGAAGATTTCGAGAAAACCACCACAAAAATGAAATTGGCTGCAAAAATTGCTGATGCCATTAAAAGTAATGGTTGGAAAAAAAGTGAATTTGCTAAGATCGTTAAGCAACAACCTTCTGTTATTAGTAAATGGCTAAGCGGGACACACAACTTCACAACCGATACACTTATTGATTTGGAACATATTTTAAACATTAAACTTTTAAATGTTGATCAAAAACCAGAATCAATAATTTATAAGCGGAGTGTAGAAACTACTATAGAAATTGATGAAGTAACTTTTTGGAATAATAATTTAACGTGAGTTCGGGATAACAGAGGTTAGATTAATTTGGATTATTTTAAAATACAATCATCTGATTATCAAATAAGTAAGCATATTTTGTTATATTTAAGTGACAAATTTAAGAACAACAATTTATGCTTACTTCTGATAAAATTATTGAAATTTTTGTAAAAGTTGATGATTTCTGCAAAGAATTTGAAGCTGAAATAGTTAAACATCAATTAGATGCAGGTCATTATAAGGTTAGAAACAGAAAAGCATCACTTGCTGATAGTGAAATCATGACCATATTGATTACCTTTCATAGTGGTTATTACACTAATCTGAAACACTTTTATCTAGGATTTATTTGCCAGCATTATAAAGATCATTTCCCTGGTCTTGTTTCCTATAACCGATTTGTAGAACTACAACAACGTGTAGCAGTACCTATGATGCTGTTCTTAAAAACCCACTGTTTAGGACGTTCCGCAGGAATAAATTTTATTGATTCTACACATATTAAAGTTTGTCATAATCGGCGAATCCACAACCACAAGGTATTTGCTGCTGTAGCAGAGCGGGGGCAATGTTCTATTGGTTGGTTTTATGGATTCAAACTACATCTGATTATTAACGACAAAGGCGAAATACTGTCTTTCTACCTTACCAAGGGCAATGTAGACGACCGTAACATTAAACTGATGACTTCTATGACTCAAGATATTTTCGGTAAATTATTTGGTGATAAGGGATACATATCTAAAGCTTTGGCTGATTTGCTTTGGGGAAATGGTATCCAAATGATTACTAAACCTCGTAAAAACATGAAAGAATTTAACATCTCACAAGCTGATAAGATTATGCTTCGCAAAAGAGCTATTATCGAATGTGTTAATGATGAACTAAAAAATATCTGCAAGCTCCAGCATACTCGTCATCGTTCTATCAATAACTTCTTGATGAATACTATGGGGGTGCTTTGTGCTTATCATTTCTTCCCTAAAAAACCTTCTCTTAATATTATTTTTGAAGATCACGATAAACAACTCCTTTTAGCTGCTTAAACCGAACTCACGTTAATTTAATAAATTCTTTCTCAAGGTCTCCTGTTCAATTTAGTTTCTCCGGTAATTTACTTCATCAAGAAAACACCAAACCATTACCATGTTAGAGATAGAAAAAGTAAGTTTTCAGATACAAGGTGTAGAATTAGTAGAAAGTTCATTTAAAGTTCCTGCTAATAGACCAATTTCTGAAAAAGAAGTGTTCAAGTTTAATCTTAATCTGGAACATTTACTTGATCCCGGGAAGGAAATATTAATCGTTAAAACTCACGTAAATATTTTGGTGGAAGATTCAGAAGAAGCAGTAGGTGTAATTAAATCCCAAGTTATTTTTAAAGTGTTAGATCTTGTTAGCTACTTCCAAGAAAGCAAATTGAATTTGCCAGATATTTTTATTTCAACATTAAATTCAATTAGTATTTCTACAACTCGAGGGATGATGTTTTCGGCTTTCAGAGGTACGTTTTTGCATAATGCTATACTTCCTTTAATCGACCCTGCTTTTAAAGAAGAGGATAAAGATTTAAATTAATATTTCCATTACCTCCAACAGGTTAATTTCCAAAAACAAAAGCAGACTAAAATATGAACCAAACTTTGAGACAATAGACATCAGCTATTAAAATGAGTCATATAGCGTTTGGGGTATAATGAAAGAGGTTTAATGTAACATTGGTAATTAAAAGAAGTTATATATTTGTATTCTAATAACAAAACGTAATAATGGCACTAACAATCAGATCGATACCTGTTCTTAAAGCACAAGAAGCAAGTGCTTTTGTTAGCAACGCTACCGCTCAGTCCTCAAAAAAAGCAACGATAGATTTCTCTAAGCAATCTGAACAAGCTTCTAAAATTTTAGCAAAAGCAAAGCTTAAATAGTTTAACATTGCTATTAGAGAATTGCACTTTCCGCCCTTTCAATCAAGAAATATTAGAAACCTGTAAACCTTTTGATTGCGGTCATGAGGATTTAAACGATTTCTTTTTTAACGATTGTATTCCATACTCGAATGATTTAAATGGTAAATCATATTGTTTCACGTTGGACGAAAATCCAGAAACAATTGTTTGTGCCTTTACAATTTCTATATGCAAACAAAAAGCCTCACTATTTCTAGTAAGGCTTTAAGGAGCTCCCGAAGCTGGGCTCGAACCAGCGACCCTCTGATTAACAGTCAGATGCTCTAACCAGCTGAGCTATTCGGGAATTTTAAGCATTTCAACATGCTCCTGGTTAAGGGACTGCAATATTCGGGATTTTAAATTTATTATGCAATATTTGTAAAAACTTTTTTGAAGATAATATATGAGCTTAGTTGTTATAGGTACTGTGGCTTTTGATGCTATAGAAACTCCGTTTGGTAAAACCGATAAAATTGTAGGTGGTGCAGCTACTTATGCTAGTTTAGCGGCCTCTTACTTTTATAAAAAAACAAAAATTGTGGCGGTTGTAGGTGAAGATTTCCACGAAGAAGACATCAACAGCATTAAAGAGCATGGTATTGATGTAGAAGGCTTACAAATAAAAAAAGGAGAGAAATCTTTTTTCTGGGCTGGTAAATACCATAATGATATGAACAGCCGCGATACTTTAGCTACAGAGTTAAATGTTTTAGCTGATTTTGACCCTATCATTCCAGAATCTTACCAAGATTGCGAGTTTTTAATGTTGGGTAATTTAACGCCGCAAATACAACAAACCGTTATCAAAAGGTTAAAAAATAAACCCAAGCTGATTGTAATGGACACCATGAATTTTTGGATGGATATTGCCATGGATGATTTATTGGAAACCATTAAAATGGTAGATGTTTTAACCATTAATGATGCAGAAGCCCGCCAGTTATCTGGTGAGTATTCTTTGGTTAAAGCGGCAAATAAAATCTTAACCATGGGCCCTAAATATCTGATTATTAAAAAGGGAGAACATGGCGCATTATTATTTCATGAAGACCAAATATTTTCAGCTCCGGCTTTACCTTTAGCTGAGGTTTTTGACCCAACGGGTGCTGGTGATACTTTTGCTGGTGGTTTTATTGGATTTTTGGCCCAAGTAGGTACGGTAAATTTCAATAATATGAAAAATGCAATCATTTATGGATCGGCCTTAGCATCTTTCTGCGTAGAAAAATTTGGCACAGAGCGTATTAAAAACTTAACTCAGGAAGAAATAGCTGCTAGAGTACAAGAATTTGTAAGGCTAAGTAGCTTTGTAATTTCTAAATAAAAAAAGAGGCAGTCTTGAATTTCAAGACCGCCTCTAACACACTAACCAATCGTATTTACTTTATTTGAAGAAGATATAAAGTATCTCTTTAATTTCTTGATGTTTTAAAAAAGAGACAGTCTTGATGGGCAAGACTGCCTCTTAACACTTAACTAACTTATCGCATTTATTTGGAGTATGAAGGAGCTTTAATAAAGTCTTTTATACCTGATAAACTTTTTTAATGTTGCTTAAAAAAGAGGCGGTCTCGCTTATCAAGACCACCTCCTAAAAAAAGAACTAACCTTTTGTTTTTACTTTATTCTGAGGAAGATTCAATAAAGTCTCTTGTAAAAATTCTACTTTACCTGTATGTATATCATATACGGCTCCTACAATAATAATCTCTCCGTCTACATACTTTTTGTGTAAAATAGGTTCTAAATCTCTTAAATGGTTTACTTGTTCTATCACATTCTGGCGAACTGCATTATTTACTGGGTCGCCCGGTAAATGCGCACATTTAGCAACTGCTGGTTTTATATCATTAATAAGGGTAACAATATGTCCCGGTACATTTTCTGGTCTCTGTACTGCTGCTGCAACTGCACCACACTCGGTATGCCCTAAAACTACAATAAGCTTTGTATTAAGTTTTAGGGTGGCAAACTCCATACTTCCGTAAG
This genomic window contains:
- a CDS encoding Eco57I restriction-modification methylase domain-containing protein, producing MKFTSSLKLKLIYVFRINDEAHKGCLKIGEATSDNEDIWGLEPNSKALNRAAKKRIDQYTQTAGIAYDLLYTELAIFNDKSGLKSFSDHEIHNIFTRSGIKKKTFDTKNKANEWFVTDLETVKKAIKAFKEGKDSLHASEITETQNPIVFRPEQKDAIEKTIKQFKKGNEMLWFAKMRFGKTLSALQLVKEHEFTRTLILTHRPVVDKGWFEDFGKIFYDSPQYSYGSKNQGNQYATLEKACKANGTKYIYFASMQDLRGSEKVGGNFNKNDEIFGTFWDFIIVDEAHEGTQTDLGKNVVDGLKKVNTKILHLSGTPFNLLDNYKEEELYTWDYVMEQKAKAEWDQIHLGDPNPYASLPKLNIFTYDLGKLINGYIDEEVAFNFREFFRVNEAGAFLHEKDVISFLNLICKEDSTSNYPYATTEYRDNFRHSLWMVPGVKEAKALSKMLKLHPVFGQFEIVNVAGDGDEEEAKEESLKKVEKAIGDKPHETYTITLSCGRLTTGVSVKAWTAVFMLSGSHNTSASGYMQTIFRVQTPATINGMVKEECFVFDFAPDRTLKVIAETAKVSAKAGKTTGEDRKIMGEFLNFCPIISIDGSQMRSYDVNGMLEQLKKVYVERVVRNGFEDGYLYNDDQLKNLESVELEEFEGLKKIIGTTKAMPKSGDIDVNKQGFTNEEIEQLENIKKKKKEDLSEEEKQLLAEKFEKKKNRDSAVSILRGISIRMPLLIYGADVNNEENEISIDNFTELVDNQSWEEFMPKGVTKQTFLKFKKYYEPDVFRAAGKRIRALARAADHLPIEDRIERITSIFATFRNPDKETVLTPWRVVNMHLGDCLGGYVFLDEKRDKTIANPVFITQSEVTANVFAPESRVLEINSKSGLYPLYVAYSIFRNRVSQKYPDKEVETLIIEEQQQLWDETLLENIFVICKTPMAKSITKRTLAGFRNAKVNTRFFEDLVHQITHRPEDFISKVKKGQSFWKTNNDNEMKFNAIVGNPPYQEMDGGNSESAKPVYQHFVDIAKKIKPDYFSMIMPARWYAGGKGLDAFRESMLNDNRMSHLFDFPNSNDCFTNVDIAGGLCYFLWDKNYAGNCTISNNINGEINSAKRSLNEFEILIRDNKAISIINKVLNWNKESRSLFDRVSSSKPFGIRGFYIPKKSGIPCYFTQRIGLQYADENDITDKFDLLDKWKLLLPKSPIAGQTDFTKPVGFYYDGNIRIAKPGECCTETYIVAGAFDKEEEVLSFKSYVFTKLVRFLLLQMVISQDVTKRCFGFIPDLTKYEGTYTDKQLCSLWGITNEEWTYIDSRVQDIKPMAE
- a CDS encoding helix-turn-helix domain-containing protein, whose protein sequence is MKTNKPELYNSNIIDEMFDEISQEDFEKTTTKMKLAAKIADAIKSNGWKKSEFAKIVKQQPSVISKWLSGTHNFTTDTLIDLEHILNIKLLNVDQKPESIIYKRSVETTIEIDEVTFWNNNLT
- a CDS encoding IS982 family transposase, which codes for MLTSDKIIEIFVKVDDFCKEFEAEIVKHQLDAGHYKVRNRKASLADSEIMTILITFHSGYYTNLKHFYLGFICQHYKDHFPGLVSYNRFVELQQRVAVPMMLFLKTHCLGRSAGINFIDSTHIKVCHNRRIHNHKVFAAVAERGQCSIGWFYGFKLHLIINDKGEILSFYLTKGNVDDRNIKLMTSMTQDIFGKLFGDKGYISKALADLLWGNGIQMITKPRKNMKEFNISQADKIMLRKRAIIECVNDELKNICKLQHTRHRSINNFLMNTMGVLCAYHFFPKKPSLNIIFEDHDKQLLLAA
- a CDS encoding PfkB family carbohydrate kinase codes for the protein MSLVVIGTVAFDAIETPFGKTDKIVGGAATYASLAASYFYKKTKIVAVVGEDFHEEDINSIKEHGIDVEGLQIKKGEKSFFWAGKYHNDMNSRDTLATELNVLADFDPIIPESYQDCEFLMLGNLTPQIQQTVIKRLKNKPKLIVMDTMNFWMDIAMDDLLETIKMVDVLTINDAEARQLSGEYSLVKAANKILTMGPKYLIIKKGEHGALLFHEDQIFSAPALPLAEVFDPTGAGDTFAGGFIGFLAQVGTVNFNNMKNAIIYGSALASFCVEKFGTERIKNLTQEEIAARVQEFVRLSSFVISK